The Eubacterium maltosivorans genome includes the window TGCTTCTGATAATGCTTCTTTATCTGCCATCTTGTCCGTTACAATAATCTTTTCACCTGCTGGTAAACCGTTAACTGTTACACCAGTCTTTTCATCCGTGGCGATGGTCACCAGCTTAGAGACGGCGGCATTCAAATTCGTGGCCACTGTATCTACCTGCTGCTGTGTGCTGTCATTCAGGTTTCCGGCAACCTTTTCGGCTGCGGCTAAGGCTTCCTTTACAACGGCAAAGCTGTCCGCGGTGTAATGACTTTCATCTAATTTTTTAGCTGTTTCAACCGCTTTGGTCAGGTCTTCGGTTTTTGTTGCCTTTTCCATTAAACCCTTTGTCGCATTCTGCAAGTCGGTCAATACCTTGTCCGCTTCTGCTGCCGGCACCTGGCCTTCTGCCAGCCGACCTGCCATGGCATCCGCATTTTTGAGGGCTTCCGCTACCGCTTTCCAGCTGCTGGTGGTGTAAGCTTCTTCCTTGAAGGCTTCGCGCACCTGCGCAACCGCTGCGTTAAAGGCGTTTTCGTCTGCTGCAATCACCAGCTTGGCGACCGCGTCATTCAGGTTTTTAACCGCTGCGGAAACCTCAGCATCTGTGGCATTTTCCTGGCCGACCAGTGCTTTTGCCGCATTCAGGGCTGTCTGCACATTTGCCTTGGTTTCGTCCATATAGGTGACATCTTCGCGCGCAAGCGCTGCTTCTGCCGCCTGGATGCTGGCCGCCAGCGCCGCCTGGTCACCCTTGGCGCTCAGGGCCGCAATGGCGGTCTTAACCGCCTGAGCCGAGTCCGCCACGGTTTTCTGGTTTTCCGCGTTATCCGCGAGATCCGCGTCCAACACGCTCTGGGCGTCGGCGACCGCTTTGGTCAGGGCCGCGTAGCTGTCCGGTGTGTACAGGGCTTCATCGTAGGTTTTGGCTTCATCGACGACTGCTTTTAAAGCCGTTTTGTCAACCGCTTTAACCAGCTGCTTTATGGCATCATCCAGCGCCTTAACCTGCGCCGCAACTTCGTCTTTTGTATTTTCTGTGGTTATTTCCTTTGCCGCCGCAATGGCTGCTTCCAGGTTTTGATAGCTTGCCGCGGTGTACAGGCTGCTGTCAACGGCTTCCGCTTCGGCGATTTTGCTGGTCAGCTCGGTGATGTCTGTTGGCGGAGCCGTGATCAGTATCTCTCCTACATTGTTCGTAACTGTTGGTATTACTTCAGTTCCGTCAAGGTTGCCATCTAGTAAATACATATCTGTGACTTTAGCTTCAAAGTTCACTTTCCCAGTAACATCTTCTTTTGCTTTAAATACCATAGACATGATGACGGTATCAGGTGCCACAATGTCAGAACCCAATTGACTTATATTAACCATGACAGCAGAAATATTTTTGTTATCGTTAACCATATTACTGCCGGTCTTTATAGGCGTTTCGTATGATACGCACTCAACCTTACTGCTATCGTAAACCACCTGGGCATTCATAACACCAAATGATTCTGCACAATTCAAGGTCAGTGTAAACTCTTTCCCTTGCTCGATTTTTTGTTCGTTGTTTCCGCCTTGCATATTTAAGGAAACTACTCTTTTGGGGGTGTTCTCTTCCGCAAAAACCGGCGAGATACAAGCCATAACAAGACAAAAACTGAGGAAAATCGCTGTTAGTTTGCTGAATTTTCGTTTTTTCATTATTCTTTCACCTTTCAAAATGTTCTTAAGCCTACGTTATGTTGCATAATCCAAGTAACATCTAAAGCATTTACTTTCCCATCATTATTAACATCCGCGGCCTTCATAGCCTTTTCATCTAAAGCCCGGGATCCAACATTGTACTGCATAACCCATGTAACATCCAGTCCATTGATTTTTCCATCTCCTGTAACATCTCCGAGCATCACATCTTCTTCCAATCCATTAAATGCGTTGTCCAGCCCTTCAATGGCGCTTGTAACCGCGCCGCCGTCAGCATCGTTGCTTTCAGCCACGTCTTTTGCCGTACTCAGCGCATCCTCCAGCGTTTTCCACTTTTCCGCAGAATAATCTTTCTCATCGAGAGCCTTCATCTTTTCTGTGATCTCTGCGATCTTGTTGTTCAGCTCCGTTTTATCCGGCTGTTCTTTGAGGGTATCGTTCACATAACGCTCCAAAGTAATCTGAGCATTTGCAAGCTCCTGAACTGTGGATGTTTGTACGTCTACTTTCTCTGCGATGGTAATATACTGTCTGGCAGCTTCTATGCTGGATGCCAGATACTTATCTGTTTGAGCAAGCTGTTCCTTGGCCGCTGCAATAGCTGCTTTAAGACTGTCTCCCGCCGCTTCCAGGCCCTCAACCGCTGTAACGTTGGACAAGAGCGTATCTCTGTTTTTAATTCTTTCACGAGACTCGTCGTATTTCAGCTTATCATAAAGGTCCTTCGCTGTATCTACCGGCTTACGGCCTTCAAGGGTTGTGAAGGGTTTGATCTGGTCAATGGCAGTCTCAACCTTTTTCATATCCTCCGCTTCCGTGGTGACCAACGCTTCCACTGCCTTTCTCAGCTTACTGGCCTGCTCGGCTTTCTGCTCAGAAGTCGCCTGGGTATCTTTCTGAACCTTCTCAGCTGCTTCAACTGCCGCTTTCAGATTGTTAATACTGTCCTGAGTATAGATTTCAGACACATTGCTCTTACTTAATTCTGTCTTCGCAAGCTCCAAAGCACTCTCAAGATTTTCATCTGGATAGAATTTTTCATAGATGGCCTGCAGTTTTTCTTTGTTCGTATTTGAAATATTCGATTTTTGCGTATCGTTCAGCTTGTTGTACTGTTCCCAGCACTGGTCAAAATCCTGGCGTTTTTCTTCGGTTATGGCTGCCGCCTCCGGCAGAGCGCCAATGGCGTTATTAATCTGAACCGTAGAGTCTTCAACGTCGCGGCAGTCAAACAAATTATGAGGGTTTTGTTCATAGGCTCGTATAATGGAATTTAAACCACGTGCTACCTGGGCGGATTCGCCGCCTTTTACATCACCTCCGACCTGGCCCCCTTCAAAGAAAGAAACAGCACGTGTGATCAACGTATTTCCGTTTTTGACAAACCGGGCGTCAAAGGGGTCGATCCCGGCCAGCCCAACACTGATCTGAACCTGGGCGTTTGTCCAGGTGTTGGTAATATCATACTTTGGCTTGCCGGTAGAATCCGCTGAGTTGATGTATCCTCCCCAGCAGTTACCCATATAGGTCTGTGCTGCCGATATCTGGTTTAAGCCATCTTCCACAAAAAGCTTAAGGTCATACCATTCGCTGCCCTCCTGTGCGTTGGGATCATAGAAAAACATAAGAGGCTGCCAGGCCATTGTCCACATATCAGCTGCCTGGTCTTTTTCAACCTTTACGCCGTCCGCATCCACCTCAATGGGCGTGACCTTTGATTTTACATAGTCCGCCATGCTATAGCCGTACTGGCTTTCATCAAAATCGTTGGAATACATGGCGAACGCAGCTGTCTGGCTGGCAAAGTAATCCCTGTCGCCGCTGTGGTTAATGATGACGTCCAGCAAGTCATAGCCGCCGACATTTCTGGGATCATATCCAATGGCACTGATGGCCAGAACATCTTTCGCGGTATCGGAGGTGTCGAAGCCATCCACCTGTCCCTGCGCCTTATAGGCCGCGTAGCGGGCTTCATACTGCTTGTATACCTGGTCCCAGAAGCCATCTGGCACCTTATAATTACAACGCGCCGCAGAAAAAACAAGCCATGAGTCGCTGGCCACAGTCGCCGCATCGGGAGTACTGCCCAGCTTGTAGTCAAAAATCAAATCGCAGGCCTTTTTAGCCTGGTCAATAAGCTCCTGTTTTTGATCGTCGGACAGGACGGTCCCATCCTGGGTGAAGCTTCCCCAGGCCTCTGCCTGCTTGCGGTCAGCGTATTTATAAAAATCCGAAGGCAAATAGTACTCTGCCTCATCATTTTCGGTATACTTTACCTCGACCTTGTCAAACTGGGCCAGGCCCCGCGCATGATCGCCCATCATACCAACATAGAAGGTGTTTTTGGTGTCTGGGGTCTCCTCATAATCAATGGTAACCTGATGTGGATTACCGCCCAGATCGGTCTTTATTTTGATATCCTGCACACGGGTTAAGGTGGAATCACCGCCAAGGGCTTCGCTGTAGACGCGAGGCTCCAGCACCACCTCTGTATCCAGGATCACCTTGTCCTTCAAAATGGTATAGCCCGTGTTCAGTACTGGGTGATCGTCGCCCATTTTCCAGATTTGTCCAAAGTCCCAGCCTTTAAAGGTTTCCTGACTCCGCATCTTATAGGTAGGTACCTTTTCACCCTGCGCATTTGCAGGCAGTGTGCTGATCTTTAGGCTGTCAAAATAACAGCTCTCCATATTTTCGTTTGCAGTCGACATCCGCGCCAGCGGCTGAGAGATTTCCTTATTAACCTTGCCCTTAAAGCTCCCGGCAAAGAAACAGTTTTTGAGGACTTGCACCCCTGGGCCAATTCCATAAAAATTGGCTGATGACTGGGTGTTGTTAGTAAAAACAATGGTAGAATAAGAATCCTCAATAGTACCTTTGTACTCACTGCTGTTGGAGACGTTCGCTTCCTTGGGAGGATTAGCGAAATCAACCATTCCACTAAAGCCTACATATCCCTGATAATCACTCTGGATGGTGACAGAACCCGTGGTCGCGCAGCGCTGTATCCAGGCGCCCGGCATCATGTTGGCAATAACACCGTAAGTAGAAGACCGGAGTTTTTTTGTGTCCTTTGTAAAATTCACATTGGCTTCAACGGTCAGATTACCAATCTGTGCGCCTGGCGCCAGAACATCAAACAGACCGGAGCCGCTGTCTTTAAAGTTATAAATCTTATGCCCCATACCGTTGAGCTTCCCTCTGAAAATATAGCCGAAGAGACCTTCGCTTGTAGTGTAGGGCTCATCGGTTGGGGGCAGCTCTGGATAAGGGGTCAGGTTCCCGGCGTCAATATCGGCTGTCAGCAGCAGGTGTTCGTTTTCATACTCAATATCCCTGACTATGTCTGCTCTTAGCGTATTCAGATCCTCGACAGACCCGATAAGGTAGTTGCCCTCGGCGTCCTGCTTTAAGGACGGCGTCCCCTTTTCCTCAGACACTGCCTGTGCTTCCGGCTGTGCAGTGTCTGCCAGCACGGTGTTTCCAGCTTCCTGACTGGTGTTTTCCTCTGCCCTGGCAAAGGGGGTAAAACAGGTCAGTGTCAGCAGCAGCGCCAGAAAAAAGCACAGCCATTTTGCGGGCTTGGTTTTCCTTAAACCTTCCATTATTAATGTTCCTTTCGTACTCAAACCTTTTATAAAGATAAGCATCTCTGTTACACGTACCAAAAGAACACCTGATTCAGGTGTCCTTTTGGTACACACGAAAGCAGAAGTCTGCTTTCTGGTCAACTTGTTATTTTATTTTTTACCAATCCGCTTTCTGCTGACTGCAATGCCGCCTGCGGCTGCCAGCGCCAGCAGTCCCACAGCAAGGTAAACCCCTGTGTTGTCTGCGGCGATACCGGTATTGGTGTTTTTTGTTCCTCCTGCGGTGGCTCCAGTACCTGCGCTGTTGACAGAATTCTGGGACTGGCCGCCGTTTCCGGTGTTATCCGGATTGACTGGCTGGCCGCCGCCCTGGGTATTTTTAAGACCCACAATTCCAAAATCCGACAGGGTGCTCTCAAAGGTCAATGTATTCTGATCTTTGTCGAAAGACACGTTTTCAAGGTATTCTTCCGGTTTGTCTGCAGGCTTGTGGTAAATAACATAGCGGTCGTAACCCTGGGCTTCTTTCGGTATCTTAAGCGTGATTTTAAGCTTCATACCGTCGGGCAGGGCCGGTTCTGCTGTGATGTGGAACAAGGCTGCCAAAGTACCATTTTCGTACTTCTGGGCTATCGTGTTCTGCACCGCTCCGATGTCTCCGGCTTTTTCTACTGTCAGCTTCGTGCCGTCCGGAACCTCCGTAATTACCTCATAACCGTCAAAAGTTTCCTTGACAGGCATCCTCAGGCCTGTCAGAGCTTTGCTTAAGGCCGACTCCGCAGATGCGACCATTTCCTGGCTGGTATCTGGGTTTGCAAGCGCTGTCTCTGCCGCTTTAATGGCCTGTGCCAGGCTGGCGTAAGTAGCTTCGGTATAGGCTTTTTCATCCTTGTCCTTTGCCTGGTCATACAGCACCTGCAGGTTTTTGGTATCTGCTCTGAGCTCGACGTTGTCCCTGGCTGTGTTCAGCTTTTCGATGGCTTCAGACACCTCCGTCTCTGTCAGCTCGTTCTTCTTTAAAAGAGTCTCCGCTTCAGCCAAGGCCGCCTCATAGGGCGCGTAGGTCGTTGGTTTATAGCTGTCCTTATTTTCAGGATTAACCGCTTCTCTCGCTTCTTTCACCGCTGTTTCCAGAAGCCCCCTATCGCCCAGTTTATTCATGTCAAGGGCTGCCTTGGCCGCGATTAAGGCATTGGCCGTGCTGTTGGTTTCTTCCTGGGTTATGTCTCCTTTGGCGGCAGTTTCAGACGCTTTGGCCATCACCGCCTCAAATTCGGTCCAGGCAGCTGTGGTGTAATCCGACGCCTTTAAGCCGCTGTATTCTTCCAGCAGCTGGTTCAGGTCTCCCACAAAAACCAGACGCGCTTCGGCTGCCTTCAGGTTTTCTACAGCCTGATCGACTTCTTTTTGCTGATCCTTTTCGGTATCCGCGCTGTTCAGCTCGCCAGCGGCGTCCAGAGCTGCCTTAAAGGCCGCGTAGGAATCTGCGCTGTAGCTGTCCTTTTTCTGGGCAAAGCTGTCCGCTTTTTTGATTTCAGCCTGAAGCGCGGTAATGTCCGCGGCTTCCTTCATTCCTTCTAAAGCCGTGTTGAGCAGAGTCTGCTGTTCTTCCACCATCGCCTTGCTGGCTTCAGGATTTTCATTGACAGCCGAGGCTGCTTCCAGAGCGGTCCGCAGGCCGGTATAGCTGGAGGCCGTGTAGCCTTCCTCCAACAATCTGGCCTCTGCCTGGGTGATCAGAGCCTGCAGTCCGGCTTTGTCCGGCACTTCAATGAGCCCGTCAAGGGCTGTCTGAAGGGCCTGTACCTGATCGTCAACAGCCTCCTGGGTAGCGTCCAGATCACCCAGCACCGCCTCGGCGGAGACGATGGCTGTCTGAAGCGCCTCAAAGCTCGCCGGTGTGTAGCTGGCTTCTGTTTTGCCTTTAGCTTCGTCCAGCTTGGCGCTCAGCGCGCTGGTATCCGCCTGGTCGGTAAAGGCCCGCAGCATTGGGAACTCGCCGTCCACAATCTTCCAGGTTTCCTTTGGCCATTCGGCAAAGGTGGCTGCTTTTTTCAGCTCCTCACCAGTTTTGGCATATTGGGCGTCTTTTCCCTCAGAGGCCCCAATGATATCCGAGTTATAAAAGCTGTTATTTACTTTGATGTTTTCATGTGAATAAGACGCTTCAAATATCCCCAGAATCCGATCTACTTGAATCGCTCCATTGACCAGACAGTTTTCAACTGTCAGCCCCTCGTTCGAGCCTGAAAAGACCCACGCACCCTTTGCAGTTATATTGGGGGCAATCAGACAGTTGCGGTACTGTCCCATATAATTTTTAGCGACGACAGCATGTACAAAACCGTCCTCTTTTTTTATCTGCCCGTCAATCCAGCAGTTTTCCACCAGAGTCTCGTGGCTGTATAAGTTTGAGGCCAACGGCGCGTAGCGATACTCCTGATTTGATCCGTCATAATATTTCGGGATATTATCAACATTCACATTGAGATGAAGATTCCTGACGACTGCCGGTTTTCCTCCGTATTCATCAGAATAATCCCGGAGTCCCAGCTGATAGAACAGGCCCACATGGTTATCATGAAAATTCAGGATACTGTGCCCCTGGCCGTCAAAGGTACCGGTAAAAGCACGGTTATTATAATCGCTTCCAGAGAAGTCTTCGAGCACTTCCAAGGTTAGCAGGCCGTCACCCGCGGCGTCGATATCATTGTTAAGCACAACGGTCTCACCGTCAAAGGCGTAGTAATTCAGATACATACGGAAAGCGTTGAGGTCGTCCAGGGTACTGATGACAAACTCGCCCCTTTCGGCGTGGAAGGTGTTGGCCGGGTCTGTGGTGACCAGCTGGACGCTGGCGTTAAGCAGGTCGGCCGCCGCCTGGTTTACCTGGGCCTGGCTGGTTGCCGGAACGTCCTGGTTATTGTAGGCCTCTGCGGCTTCCAGCATGGCCTGATAGTGGCTCAGACTTTCATCGGTGTATGGCCGTGCCAGAAAATAAGCGGAGCGTTCAATCTGATTCTTCAGCTCCGTAAGGTCTGCCGCGGGTACCAGCGCCTCCCGCGCTGTGTTCAGCGCCTCGACCTGGGCGTTGACTACGGACTGGCGGTCTACCGCCGGGTCTTCGGACACTGCCTTGGCCTCAGCTATCTTTTCCTTAAAGGCATTGTAGCTTGTGGCTGTGTAGAGGCTGCTGTCCAGAGCTTCCGCATTGCTAATGGCGCTGTCTAGAGCTTTTTTGCTGACTGGCGCCAGGGCCAGTGCGCTCTCGGCTGTTTGGAGACTCTTCAGGGCTTCATCCGCTTCTTTTTTAAATAAAGGATTCTTGGCCGCTGTTTTTTTGGCTGACTCCAGAGCGCTGGCGTAGGCCTTATAGCTGTCCGCCGTATAATCCACCTCTGGGTGGCTGGCTTCGGAAGCTGTGATGGCGTCTGCCAGAGCCTGTTTATCTCCCTGGTCCGCATATTCCTTGGCGTCGAGGGTATCCTTGGCGTCTATGAGCGCTTTGTAGGCTTCCGCGATCTCCTCACCCGAAGGATTTGGCTTATTGGCTGTTTCCTCCGCCTTTGTGAGGGCGCTGTTAAAGGCATCGACCGCTCCATCTTCATACTGGTCCTTATTCAAAACGAGGCCTTTATACTCGTTTACCTTGTCCTTGAGCGTCTGCTGGTCAACGTTGTACTTCAAACCGTCCATTGCCGACTGGAGCGCCTCAGTCTGCGCCGCCACCTCGGTCTGCTTGCAGGTATCGCCCGCCGCTATAAAATCCTCCGCCTTTTTTATGGCTTCCTGGAGGGCGGCAAAGCTTTCATCTGTGTAGAGCCCGCCGTTGTTGCTGATTTCTTTGGCTTTGGTTACAAGTGAGAAAAGGCCGTCAACCGAGCCGAACTGGTTCAGGCTGGGGTAGTCCCCTTCCTTAAAGAACCAGACCGAATCGTCCCAGTCCTTGTACAGGTTATCCTTGGTCTTTAAAACCGTCAATTCTTCAGTGGTTTTGCCCGGTTCTGTATAAGCTGCGCTGGTCACCTTTGTGCTGTCGTAATAAGCGTTGGTCACCGTGCTGGTATTCATGGTGAGCCCGCGAATATTCCTTCCACCTAAGGTTCCCACAAACAGGCTGTTTTCAGCCTTGAGTGCGCCGACTGCGTTCAAACCGCCAACGCTGTAGGTTGTATCGACATCGGCTTTTACCAAACAGTTTTTGACGGTTGGCTGACCTGCAATATTTTGAGCAAGCGTCCCGACCAGGCCGCCAGCATTACAGGTTGGGCCCGTCACAGTCAGCTTACCTTCTACGGTGCAGTTTTCAATGACGCTGTCACCACTGTAGATGGTATTGCAGAGCAGGCCAAAGGCTGCTCTCGACTGGGTTGTATCCTTAACATTCCAGTCCAGCCCCAGATTTTTGATGACGCCGGCCTTTCCGGTTTTCCCCAGCGCTTTAAAAAGGCCCGTGTTCTTTTCACTGCTGCTGGAAATGGTATGGCCCTGGCCGTCGAAGGTGCCGCAGAACCCATAGGAAGAAGCCGCAGCATCAAACTCTGCCAAATTGGCGTCGATATTTTTCAGCAGAATGACCTGCTTTCCATCATAGTCGTTTTTTTCAAGACTATTCATAAAATTCACCAGGTCGCTGGCGGTGCTGAGCTTATAGACCCCATCTGCAGGATTGGGATCCCATGTATCGCCCGAGGGCTCAACGGCTTGAAAAAGCTTGAGGACCGGGTAACCGCCTTCCTTAAAGCTCCAGACCGAATCATCCCAGCCTGCATACAGGTTATCCTGGGTCTTTAAAACCATCAGTTCCTCAGTGGTTTTACCTGGATCTTTGTAGGTCGCATTGGTTACCTTTGTACTGTCGTAATAAGCATTGGTCACCGTGCTGGTATCCAGGGTGAGCCCGCGCACAGTTTTTCCTTCCAGTGTTCCCGTGAAAAGGCTGTTTTCAGCATTAATCACGCCAATACTGTTAAGGCCGCCTGTATTAAGGGTTGTGCTGACTTCCGCCTCCACAAGACAGTTCTTGACAGTTGGCTGACCCTGGATATTTTTGTCAAGCGTCCCGACCAGGCCGCCCGCATTACAGTATGCACCGGTAACTGCTATTTTTCCTTCAACAAAGCAGTTCTCAATGATGCTTTCGCCGCCATACACTGTATTGCACAGCAGTCCATAAGCTTTTTTGACAACAGAGTCCTTAATGCTCCAGTTTAAATGAAGATTTCTGATGACGCCAGCCTGTCCGGTGTCCCCCAGGGACTGAAAAAGCCCAGTTGTCTTGTCCTGCGTGCAGGAGA containing:
- a CDS encoding dockerin type I repeat-containing protein — encoded protein: MEGLRKTKPAKWLCFFLALLLTLTCFTPFARAEENTSQEAGNTVLADTAQPEAQAVSEEKGTPSLKQDAEGNYLIGSVEDLNTLRADIVRDIEYENEHLLLTADIDAGNLTPYPELPPTDEPYTTSEGLFGYIFRGKLNGMGHKIYNFKDSGSGLFDVLAPGAQIGNLTVEANVNFTKDTKKLRSSTYGVIANMMPGAWIQRCATTGSVTIQSDYQGYVGFSGMVDFANPPKEANVSNSSEYKGTIEDSYSTIVFTNNTQSSANFYGIGPGVQVLKNCFFAGSFKGKVNKEISQPLARMSTANENMESCYFDSLKISTLPANAQGEKVPTYKMRSQETFKGWDFGQIWKMGDDHPVLNTGYTILKDKVILDTEVVLEPRVYSEALGGDSTLTRVQDIKIKTDLGGNPHQVTIDYEETPDTKNTFYVGMMGDHARGLAQFDKVEVKYTENDEAEYYLPSDFYKYADRKQAEAWGSFTQDGTVLSDDQKQELIDQAKKACDLIFDYKLGSTPDAATVASDSWLVFSAARCNYKVPDGFWDQVYKQYEARYAAYKAQGQVDGFDTSDTAKDVLAISAIGYDPRNVGGYDLLDVIINHSGDRDYFASQTAAFAMYSNDFDESQYGYSMADYVKSKVTPIEVDADGVKVEKDQAADMWTMAWQPLMFFYDPNAQEGSEWYDLKLFVEDGLNQISAAQTYMGNCWGGYINSADSTGKPKYDITNTWTNAQVQISVGLAGIDPFDARFVKNGNTLITRAVSFFEGGQVGGDVKGGESAQVARGLNSIIRAYEQNPHNLFDCRDVEDSTVQINNAIGALPEAAAITEEKRQDFDQCWEQYNKLNDTQKSNISNTNKEKLQAIYEKFYPDENLESALELAKTELSKSNVSEIYTQDSINNLKAAVEAAEKVQKDTQATSEQKAEQASKLRKAVEALVTTEAEDMKKVETAIDQIKPFTTLEGRKPVDTAKDLYDKLKYDESRERIKNRDTLLSNVTAVEGLEAAGDSLKAAIAAAKEQLAQTDKYLASSIEAARQYITIAEKVDVQTSTVQELANAQITLERYVNDTLKEQPDKTELNNKIAEITEKMKALDEKDYSAEKWKTLEDALSTAKDVAESNDADGGAVTSAIEGLDNAFNGLEEDVMLGDVTGDGKINGLDVTWVMQYNVGSRALDEKAMKAADVNNDGKVNALDVTWIMQHNVGLRTF
- a CDS encoding FIVAR domain-containing protein, yielding MKKRKFSKLTAIFLSFCLVMACISPVFAEENTPKRVVSLNMQGGNNEQKIEQGKEFTLTLNCAESFGVMNAQVVYDSSKVECVSYETPIKTGSNMVNDNKNISAVMVNISQLGSDIVAPDTVIMSMVFKAKEDVTGKVNFEAKVTDMYLLDGNLDGTEVIPTVTNNVGEILITAPPTDITELTSKIAEAEAVDSSLYTAASYQNLEAAIAAAKEITTENTKDEVAAQVKALDDAIKQLVKAVDKTALKAVVDEAKTYDEALYTPDSYAALTKAVADAQSVLDADLADNAENQKTVADSAQAVKTAIAALSAKGDQAALAASIQAAEAALAREDVTYMDETKANVQTALNAAKALVGQENATDAEVSAAVKNLNDAVAKLVIAADENAFNAAVAQVREAFKEEAYTTSSWKAVAEALKNADAMAGRLAEGQVPAAEADKVLTDLQNATKGLMEKATKTEDLTKAVETAKKLDESHYTADSFAVVKEALAAAEKVAGNLNDSTQQQVDTVATNLNAAVSKLVTIATDEKTGVTVNGLPAGEKIIVTDKMADKEALSEAQKAIDSASEFSDAKKADILFLADIKPEVIENADGTFTLTIPLTEKQMGYDLYYIGHKDEETGMFIWTAVTPKDNKLTLQVKSFSEFAVVGMMKPEEQNPGTNPSGDNKADTVNNATGTNASGNNANTGIVQDGNSSVAVAVGFLILAIAGLIAYRKRFNA
- a CDS encoding FIVAR domain-containing protein, which produces MRKKVISLLLTLSIILGGLLPGMAWAETGSTWNPSGDIYKISTADDLVNFLNGLEKNGGYKDKTIQLETDINIDDSAVAYDSAAASYKFCGVFDGQGHTISCTQDKTTGLFQSLGDTGQAGVIRNLHLNWSIKDSVVKKAYGLLCNTVYGGESIIENCFVEGKIAVTGAYCNAGGLVGTLDKNIQGQPTVKNCLVEAEVSTTLNTGGLNSIGVINAENSLFTGTLEGKTVRGLTLDTSTVTNAYYDSTKVTNATYKDPGKTTEELMVLKTQDNLYAGWDDSVWSFKEGGYPVLKLFQAVEPSGDTWDPNPADGVYKLSTASDLVNFMNSLEKNDYDGKQVILLKNIDANLAEFDAAASSYGFCGTFDGQGHTISSSSEKNTGLFKALGKTGKAGVIKNLGLDWNVKDTTQSRAAFGLLCNTIYSGDSVIENCTVEGKLTVTGPTCNAGGLVGTLAQNIAGQPTVKNCLVKADVDTTYSVGGLNAVGALKAENSLFVGTLGGRNIRGLTMNTSTVTNAYYDSTKVTSAAYTEPGKTTEELTVLKTKDNLYKDWDDSVWFFKEGDYPSLNQFGSVDGLFSLVTKAKEISNNGGLYTDESFAALQEAIKKAEDFIAAGDTCKQTEVAAQTEALQSAMDGLKYNVDQQTLKDKVNEYKGLVLNKDQYEDGAVDAFNSALTKAEETANKPNPSGEEIAEAYKALIDAKDTLDAKEYADQGDKQALADAITASEASHPEVDYTADSYKAYASALESAKKTAAKNPLFKKEADEALKSLQTAESALALAPVSKKALDSAISNAEALDSSLYTATSYNAFKEKIAEAKAVSEDPAVDRQSVVNAQVEALNTAREALVPAADLTELKNQIERSAYFLARPYTDESLSHYQAMLEAAEAYNNQDVPATSQAQVNQAAADLLNASVQLVTTDPANTFHAERGEFVISTLDDLNAFRMYLNYYAFDGETVVLNNDIDAAGDGLLTLEVLEDFSGSDYNNRAFTGTFDGQGHSILNFHDNHVGLFYQLGLRDYSDEYGGKPAVVRNLHLNVNVDNIPKYYDGSNQEYRYAPLASNLYSHETLVENCWIDGQIKKEDGFVHAVVAKNYMGQYRNCLIAPNITAKGAWVFSGSNEGLTVENCLVNGAIQVDRILGIFEASYSHENIKVNNSFYNSDIIGASEGKDAQYAKTGEELKKAATFAEWPKETWKIVDGEFPMLRAFTDQADTSALSAKLDEAKGKTEASYTPASFEALQTAIVSAEAVLGDLDATQEAVDDQVQALQTALDGLIEVPDKAGLQALITQAEARLLEEGYTASSYTGLRTALEAASAVNENPEASKAMVEEQQTLLNTALEGMKEAADITALQAEIKKADSFAQKKDSYSADSYAAFKAALDAAGELNSADTEKDQQKEVDQAVENLKAAEARLVFVGDLNQLLEEYSGLKASDYTTAAWTEFEAVMAKASETAAKGDITQEETNSTANALIAAKAALDMNKLGDRGLLETAVKEAREAVNPENKDSYKPTTYAPYEAALAEAETLLKKNELTETEVSEAIEKLNTARDNVELRADTKNLQVLYDQAKDKDEKAYTEATYASLAQAIKAAETALANPDTSQEMVASAESALSKALTGLRMPVKETFDGYEVITEVPDGTKLTVEKAGDIGAVQNTIAQKYENGTLAALFHITAEPALPDGMKLKITLKIPKEAQGYDRYVIYHKPADKPEEYLENVSFDKDQNTLTFESTLSDFGIVGLKNTQGGGQPVNPDNTGNGGQSQNSVNSAGTGATAGGTKNTNTGIAADNTGVYLAVGLLALAAAGGIAVSRKRIGKK